The genomic stretch ttctcaatgaatgacagtgaaatgccgctacatccaaaagccagagggcgctcttgtgcagaaactcaatatgcgcagctatgacacgcagctccaggaaattacttaaagtgcccgtattatgaaaaactcactttttctgggttttggggtgttcacttgtgtctctgatgctcccacacgcataataacttggaaaaaaatccatccatgctgttttgagtgagatacaggtttctgaatgtcctctgccttgagtctcagattgcgcgagttaaaactcagctccgttgtgacgtaacaaaaagtttcgtcacattcagtttgaattttcccgcccaccaccccactcgcaggtctccacccaccaggtagctagagagcatagagcagtcacttgaatgagaccctctgtgctgttatcatgtctcacggaaataagagcgctatttggatattatggattatactcccacctacttttaaaaacaaagttttaacgcgtggttattggaacccggagtaatcttatatacagtgtgttacgacgcaaacagtcctcagattgtaggcgataagaccttcatgcgaaatctgatgtaaacaacagactatgtatctatatttcacggattataagcatttgtggacaaaaatggtaattggatgtattttattggactttcatggatcattcacacatctgaaacagactggattcgattcgcgatcgcgttgtttcatcacaaaaggtaagaagtcacgttatattttgcatgttgtcatcttctgtcacaaaatactacatttatgatgctagagctaaaagctttttgccaaactaaccgagaccgtacgccccggcttttctgacgatgcgagcctctaataacttaACGGTctgcatagatatatacacggtccggacctcccgctagcttctagcaattagcacgcggtccacaagcagtatacatcccccggcgggtcttaatttctgtaatttgcgaaaataatgcgtttgaaaatgtttataacgggaatatgttagtattgtccagggaaaacgagtgtattgttcagactgctacatcacaatttacgctggaatctttgtgtcatgatgagtttgacacaccgagaccgggccttacagccccggcttttctgacgatgctaacccccgagcctcttataactttacggtccggacctcccgctacagtagcttctagcaattagcacgtggcccacaagcagtatacatcccccgcgggtcttaatttctgtaatttgcgaaaataatgcgcttgaaaatgttttataatgggaatatgttagcattgtccagggaaaacgagtttattgttgtgactgctaacgtaacattacaatttactctggaatcattgtgtgtcatgagtttcttcacctgtagtgtacttattagtgatacttttctgcatgatttgtctgttggcaacataaaccgttaataataataatatataaaataataacaccgTATGGTCcgtactgctcacgataccactgagcacgCGCATGGGGACATGACGTTAATAGTGTGGCGTGATCAAAGGatcagcagctcataaatatgtaagactagctcaaaacggcacaatctgaactgccctgaaacagaggctactagagatgggtaacaatcttttcctacaagctatttcgagcaaacaacttttgaaacatgctttatggaactcatacacctatataacttgtggaaaagcagtcataagatgggcactttaaggatatatttatattgctgttcttcaaaccttttcaggtattttcatgatacaCTTTGTCAACAGCCATTTCATAAGCTATAACAACAAAGTATTAATTATTCTGACATTAAATACCAGTTAAGAAATTCAATGACATATAAgctgttttgtttgttactttCATGACAATTTATTATTCCAGTGatattattcattaaattaatattattctttaCTCTTTCAGACCCTTATATATTACATTGTGTGCAAAGATGTAGTGATTGTTGATATTATTATAAAGGattgttcagttcagtagttTTGTAGTAATTGTGTCAAAAACAgtagtataacagtaaataaaaaccTCAGCATATCAGTTATCGGGCACATAGGCATCTTAATATTTGGTATCGGTAGAAAAACGATATCGGTTGATCTCCACCTAATATCTGTGCAAAGTTAACTTGCAGGTTGTGGATTTGTGGTCGGACCCAATAAAGTAGGGACTGCAATATCTTTGAGGAGTAGATTCCTGAAGAAACTGACATTGAACTGCCACATTGATGAAGCAATCACTTTTGAAATGTTTAGAATGGCTTAGGTCGAACTAAATAGTTGTGAAATTTCTGAATAAATGAAGGTTAGCCATTAGTCTTGTATATTAATGTTTTTCAGAAACCTGTGCAATGATTTCGTTTTCTGACATCCATCGATTGAACAGGGTTTTCTCGACATTTCTCGCGATATTCTTAGGGGGTTGTTTGGCCAAAAGGGGTTCACTGCATGAAAAGGCAGATTTTCGCACCAGTGAATGCCTGGTGACTTCTCTAATCACCTGAAGTTTTCGACAATTTACAGCCTGTGAACCTCCTGATTGCGGGTGACGGAAACAGTCAGAACCATACACTGGGGTGCATGGGAGGGAGGTGTGGGGATGGTAGGAGGTGTGAATGGCTTTATTTACCATATGAATGAAACCACCTCAAACTTTCTTCAGTGCCTATTGGCTGAAAGCACAACTTTTAAAACAGAAAGAGCATTTGTCATTGGCTGATAGATTTGTTGCTATTGCCCGGTCTAAGCAATTATTATACTATTTTGAATAAACCCCTcccttttattatttaataaaattatggTTTATATTGAATATattatatgtgaccagtcacggaaagtagtgacacaagtctggggcattttgagttattcacagattctgaaagtgcagtttctaagctttccaacgatgtgtaacacatgaaaatctgataagatttggaaaagttgtggccatttgaatataacacattcaagaaagagaatgctgagaaatttgagagaAGAGTTAACACTTTTCCCAGATTTTCAATCAAGGGGACCGAAAGCTCTCTGACTAAATCtaatgttaaaacatcttaaactgtgttccgaagatgaacggaggtcttctgaGTAGTGTTGCATAATGCAtcgatacttcaaaagtaccgcgattcttgaaaataaataacgCCACGGTTCCTAAATGTATTAGTATCGATACTTTTAAGAATGAACGTGTCCCAGATTTGTAAGTGACACatttcatgtttgtgtgtgcaacGCACGTTTCCATTGCCTCCCTGTGGACGTCTGTGTTTTTTCTCCTCACACACGCAGCCAAAACTGCAGCTGTCATGTGACAAACAAAACAGCGAGATGGCTGCATGTACGAGCACTAAGTGATACTGCCCGCTGCAGCTCAGTCTGACTTATGAAATTCAACAGGATGCGTTCTTTTGCCTTCAAGCTTTGTTTATTTTCGCACTTTGGTCTGCAGCGCGAGCTTCCGGTGATCGCGCGTGCGTCATAGAGAGATGATCCATGTGCACGGTGCGCGAGCGATAGGCAGCGGAGCTCGTATATGCTTCTGAtatactgttgtcattttctttcattttgtttcactaaaccgtATCTCAGCTATTTTAATGAATACTCGACATGCactcaattattttttttaacctgataaggaacactgtgccgtacacggcacacccccccccccttgcacgtgaggctgcattacgtcattgtaactttgaagcattaaatcttcaaaatatacggtcatgcggcacatcgttgtaaagcttagactttcgggATTCCAATAAAagcacacagaaagcataatatgatttttagcagtcataaaactgtaatctagttgttagttacctgaaccgggcggcgccgatttaggatatttacttaccttcaaaatctttcctttatccgcttcggtgaaattgtccaaaacaaattgttcataaatccccaaaagtccaaggaaatggaatatccaagccttttaatccaaaacgatttgttcatctcacaatcttgaagtttctgaccgaattacgatataaatagtgtatacaacagacattcgttcgaatctcacttttcattcatgatttataatgaatatattcggatgtcatgtttattgtgcaacgtctgaggaacaaatgcgcccccttgtggaatttcagccgttccataagaggctacactcctcaaaaagaatggAGTAATTAGTAAACGGCTAATTCAACATCTCTAAAAACACAACTTTcataaataacattaataatTTGCAAGCTGCTAAAATAAAGCATACAAAAcatcagctaaaatgatctatAGGCTATATGATTATAATCAGAGCATGTGCATGTTTGTCagtgatttatttatattaggttattatattaaagcatttaaagaCCACAGACCTATAAGCAAAGGAGGTGTATTTCATTTGTGAAAAGCATTGTAAGAAATTATGGACTCAAATATAAAGATAACCACAGATAAATCAGACATTGAAGTACAGGAAACATTAGCCTATATTAATCCATATATCACAGCTTAAATAACATATGGTTATTATTTAGACTCATTATTTCCTATTAATTATGGTAATGTTATGGTTAAGTGAATGTTAGCAGTTATCACTATAACCACTGCATATAGAgatgtttttcatattttgttcaaatgtttaatatatCTGCTGTTCATatgttcatttatttgtgtgttaTATTATTAGAATCTTGTCCtggttttaaaataaagcacagcaattagATTTGAGAGTGTTTCTCCCTTTTCATGAAAAATATCGAAAAGTATCGGAACCGCGATTCTTGACTTGGTATCGGCACCGAAACAATATTTTTGGTACCGTGACAACACTACTTCTGAGTTTAGAGCGACATatgggtgagtcattaatgacattattttaatttttgggtgaactatccctattcAGGAGcaacgctgttccctttgggggcggaggcgaaaacacaagcttatccagtatgtaaatatacacacagacaatgaggCCCCCCGCTGCatgctagaatctccggaaaaacaagccgatttcaactgcaaaatgtatgcttttaaatgtacacaaactgctatctcaaacatggagagtcttcttcgtgatctcaactaacagattctgcaataaaacgaaaatcacaaattttgaaaaaaaaaacgttgtttctcattttcttgaaagttgtgctgccgacttgtgtcactggtttccgtgacgggtcacatatgagATATATTATAACAATATATGTGTGTCATAAAGGCTAATATTATAAAGACTATGTTACTTATACCATGAGCTGAGGGgcattaatttaaaatattaggGAAAGAAAACAGACATTTGGGAGAAAGATGttgataaaatgtttatttcgTAGGGACagcagggttcccgcggggtcttaaaaagccttaaaagcattgaatttatgaatttggaaataataccttaaaaagacttaaaaaagtcttaaattttgatgtcttggtcttaaaaattgtgctgtatgtaacttctccatattgtatttttccttaaaagtttctttgtcaaccacattttgattaaatcagGGATGCAAACACATCGCTTTTCGGCGCCTgcggctttttattattaatggcatTTTGGTTGCGAGCACTTCGTGTCTCTCCCGATGAGTCTGCTGTTTCTcgatgaattgggtgcgacatgaagcgagttcagcgtcacatgtttctgaacttgagcagagttgtatgcatagaggttttcacggaggaccgggtccgattaacattatgtgtaaaacccgaggTGATCGGAAAACGGCCGTGATCAGAGTCAGTCAGCGCTAAAGTTCACGTACAGTTTCAAGCTGCGTGCCTCCGTTTCTATTGCGATAACAAACTGGCTTGGTTTgaaagtcacgaccacgcgctgcagtttctttctccgtccctttgtttaataatattattattaatgaaccatctttttatatctaaaaagtttgctcaAAGATCACAGAGATAGTAGCAAAAAAGCAATGTGAATGTTAATTAAGCCCATtgcacgagcaaagctcaagctgactctatataaaaaacgcaaagctctaatataaagtcaccagtcactgggacagcaagtagacttttgaatctaaaataataagtggattaagctcttttaatctgcaagagaggaatcaaaagaggcacttttactgcttctgctctatctaaaaaggaaagaaaactacataaaccataacacaccaattacatttataatctctagacctgcactttctatcattaatatactatacatattattgtattcaaaagagtttgataaaaggggtcatctacacaagtattgcttgatatgtcagtgcaaaaacagtaaagtgtttttgtgatgctttgacaaacattgtcagctttgttcatttatgattgggtttattaaatattatgtgaaattaatataaatgaatgcagCCAGATGGAAGGCCCTGGTTATGTTGCAGGAGGTGGccaggaagaagaggaagaaggagtaaagcaagaagaagtgctagatagttcaataagagttttggtttaacataaaaaaatgaagttgAATATTCCAAATTAATGTTGGCATCTTTTGATTTTCGAATTTCATTTTTCTCTATATACCTAGTTTGGTAGGGATGGCAGGGGTCGGTGGCAATGTAGCCTAAGTATCTGGATATTTGCCTGGGTGCAAGGGCTTAGAttacctttctcttttttgaacataccggtacatgtgtttgcatctctgtttgtttaataacgtagtataaataaagagtggcggatccaataattgagaacgcaacacagtcccgggtcacagtacaaaatactgcgaacacgtgatgccttcagtaaatgaagatcaccacaaccatagactgcaacacaacacaggcaaaggagaagcgggaaaaatcaaagaaaatctCAGAAATTCCTTAACAACTTAACATTGTTTGGCAAACTTTCTTGTGGCCTACTGAAATTTTTCTTTTTCACACCTGCTTGGCTTATCATCTTTTTACCCATTTCACatcggaaaaataaatgaacacaagttcaaggattttagtttttctttgctggtagggacgtgaaatgggtattaattttttatataaatggtcttaaaaaggtcttaaaaagacttGAATTTAACTTGAAGAAACCTGTAGGAACCCTGGACAgatacaaagaaaaaaatatagataaacTGTAAACAGTCATCCAATGTATGCATCATAGTGTTTTTAGCTAAAGCTAATTTACAAACTTGTCCCTAAAACAATGTACGTTTTATTAATAAAGCATatgaaaaataaacacacaaaaagtCAAATATAGCCAGAGATTATATTCTTGGGATCACATTtggcattaaagcaacactaaagagtttttgctctttgctccccctacaagTTGGAAGcagaattgtccattaccactgttgtaaataatttagcctactgcagcaaagctggctctgattggattgtaggtctgtcgtaaagcaagtttttgtagttttgtaACACACACAGTCGCAGCTGCTTCACATaagcactttaaaaaaatatatctgtaCTACAGATAAATTCATTTATACTTAAGTACAGCAGTTTAGAAGATTACCTGTAATCTGTTGTGTGTTATAGTTTAGTTCATCAGatgagatcagattcagagttcAGCTGTGTGTCTATGAAGAGTCATCAGTCTACTGATCCACCATGGAACTTTAAGAGTGAAAAGACAAGGCCTCCACACAGGTATAAAAACACTCTGAAACGTGATTATGCTTTTATATGGTGATTTGTTATGTAAAAGATATGCAAAATTAATCTTGTGATTGTTGGTAGAAAATGTTATCTTCATTATTATACAGTATGTTCACACAAAGAGATATGTCTGCAAAATATCATTGATTCATTGAGAGAGACATTATCAGCGATATTCATGCAGAGAGACACATCTGTGAAAGCAACcagttaaattaaaatgttgttttgaTCATGgtataaatgaaatgaaaagatAATATTAAAGTGAAAAGTGATTCTTAATTGTCATTCTTGCCATCCAGACGGATCACAACAGACGCCAACTGTCAGAGGAGGAAGAAAACATTCAGATCAATTCTGAGAGAGAAGTGTTGGTGTTTGTATGAGGTAACATCAAATAAGAGAAACCCAACACCACTAAATGAGATCTACACCGAGCTCTACATCACAGAGAGTGAAAGTGGAGAGATCAGTAATGAACATGAGGTGAGACAGATTGAGACACAATCCAGAAGAACAACAACAGAGGAGACACCAATCAAATGTAATGACATCTTTAAACCTTTACctgaacaacacaaacacatcagaagTGTGCTGACAAAGGGAGTCGCTGGCATTGGAAAAACAGTCTCCGTACAGAAGTTCATTCTGGACTGGGCTGAAGAGAAAGAGAATCAGGACGTCCACCTCATATTTCCACTTCCTTTCAGAGAGATCAATTTGATGAAGGACAAAACACTCAGTCTTTTAGATCTTCTTCACCTTTTCTTCCCAGAGACAAAAGAAATGGAAATCTTCAGTGATAAATATAAAGTGTTGTTCATCTTTGATGGTTTGGATGAGTGTCGTCTGTCTCTGGATTTTCACAGCAGTGTGAGGTTGTGTGATGTAAGTGAATCAACCTCAGTGGACTTGATGCTGACAAACCTCATCAAGGGGAATCTGTTTCCCTCTGCTCTCATCTGGATCACCTCCAGACCAGCAGCAGCTGATCTCATCCCCTCTGAGTGTGTTGATCGAGTCACAGAGGTACGAGGCTTCACTGATCCACAGAAGGAGGAATACTTCAGGAAGAGAATCAGTGATGAGAGTCTGTCTGATCAAATCATCTCACACCTGAAGTCATCCAGGAGTCTTTACATCATGTGTCACATCCCAGTGTTCTGCTGGATTTCAGCCACTGTTCTAGAGAGATTATTGAGTGAAGCAGAGAGTCAAGAGATCCCCAAGACTCTCACTCAAATGTACACACACTTCCTGATCATTCAGACAAACATCAAACATCAGAAGGACTATGAGAAGAAAGTGAAGGATGAAGAGATGATTTTCAAACTGGGTAAACTTGCTTTTGAGCAGCTTGTGAAAGGCAATCTGATCTTCTACGATGAAGACCTGAGTGAGTGTGACATTGATGTAGCAGAAGCATCAGTGTACTCAGGATTGTGTACTCAGATCTTTAGAGAGGAGCTTGGTTTGTATCAGGGGAAAGTTTACTGCTTTGTTCATCTCAGCATCCAGGAACATCTAGCAGCTCTTTATGCTCACCTCATGGTCACAAACAACAGCATAAATGTGTTTGCTCAAACTCATGAATCAGGTCTGTTGTCTAAAATTCTAGACATAGTGAAGCGTAAATTATTGAAACAAATTGTATTATCTGAGTTACATCAGCGAGCGGTAGATGAATCTTTAAAGAGTAAGAATGGACATCTGGATCTTTTCCTGCGTTTTCTTCTGGGTCTTTCAATGGAGTCCAATCAGATTCTCTTACAGGATCTACTGACACAGATGAGAAGATGCTCCTACAAGAAAACtgttaagtacattaaacagaAGATGGATAAGAATTTGTCCCCAGATAAATCCATCAATCTGATTCACTGTCTGAATGAACTGGGTGATGATTCACTTGTGCAGGAGATTCAACATTATGTGAACTCTGAATCAGTAGGAAAGACCAAACTCTCCTCTTCACAGTGGGCAGCTTTAGTTTTTGTGTTGCTGACGTCTAAGCAGCGTTTGGATGAACTTGATCTAAATCCATTTATTGGAGATGCTAATACAGCAGATGAAGTTCTTGTGAAACTACAGCCTGCgattaaagaaacaaaaaaactaCAGTAAGTAAAACTAACAACAGATATCTGTTAATACAAATATTATGAAAAGCCTCTAAAcaccacctccgtcaaaaaaaagacataatattaagtaagaaataattgacaacgggccgttggattatttgaaaataatgtacaACCGAGGGGACACCGCggattagggctgtcaaaattgctCAAAATTGACGCTCGAATATTCTCCCTAAAAAACACGAATATTCGAACTATTCGAATATCTGGTTGcccatttttttaatgacaggCATTACATCAATAACaggacaaattaatacaaagaGACATAACTACTTGTATAGGTAGTCTATTTAAGTTTAAACATATTTGACAACGTATATTACATACACAAAAACAAGTAAATCAAGAGACATCAAAGGGATATGGTACCTCGGTTACATTGCTTGACAAAACTCCCTGAAGCCTGCTCCATCCACGACACTGATCGGTCTCATGTCCTTACACATGAACGAAATTAATTTCTCTGTTATGACCTCTTGTCGTGTTGCAGACAAAGAGCTTGTGGCGGGCGATGCAAAGTAAGTGTCAAGACGCGACTGTTTAGCTGGAGTTCCACACATTGCGGTCtcatacacactgcaaactttcaggagtgacaaccACATTTAAATGCGAAAACATGATTGATACGAAGATAACGTTCTGCCGTCTCGtgtgcttatcactcacagctttgaccaaaataatttaaaagcattatgttttgcaataaacctccatCGTGGCGTTGTACGCATTTGTGAGGCTGTGCGCGCTCTTGCAGCATTGCCAGGTCCTCGTCGTTTTGGTGCTCACATACTTTTTTAGCgcttaaccgtttatggcttttggctcatgaagtgatcaagtttttggtgttgttaaaatgtgaaggtgccggtgtcatgagcaattcggTCCCCCCTGGCAATTCTGCCCCCTTAGGACCCCCGGGTGATTCCATGGGCTGAAAAAACTCCTCATGGGTAGTTT from Paramisgurnus dabryanus chromosome 6, PD_genome_1.1, whole genome shotgun sequence encodes the following:
- the LOC135767089 gene encoding protein NLRC3-like isoform X3 — encoded protein: MDQTQTSTDEVFSPGCSLVHKKRSDLEFSCVSIKSHQSIDQPWNFKSEETRPSHSLVHQMRSDSEFSCVSMKSHQSTDPPWNFKSEKTRPPHRRITTDANCQRRKKTFRSILREKCWCLYEVTSNKRNPTPLNEIYTELYITESESGEISNEHEVRQIETQSRRTTTEETPIKCNDIFKPLPEQHKHIRSVLTKGVAGIGKTVSVQKFILDWAEEKENQDVHLIFPLPFREINLMKDKTLSLLDLLHLFFPETKEMEIFSDKYKVLFIFDGLDECRLSLDFHSSVRLCDVSESTSVDLMLTNLIKGNLFPSALIWITSRPAAADLIPSECVDRVTEVRGFTDPQKEEYFRKRISDESLSDQIISHLKSSRSLYIMCHIPVFCWISATVLERLLSEAESQEIPKTLTQMYTHFLIIQTNIKHQKDYEKKVKDEEMIFKLGKLAFEQLVKGNLIFYDEDLSECDIDVAEASVYSGLCTQIFREELGLYQGKVYCFVHLSIQEHLAALYAHLMVTNNSINVFAQTHESGLLSKILDIVKRKLLKQIVLSELHQRAVDESLKSKNGHLDLFLRFLLGLSMESNQILLQDLLTQMRRCSYKKTVKYIKQKMDKNLSPDKSINLIHCLNELGDDSLVQEIQHYVNSESVGKTKLSSSQWAALVFVLLTSKQRLDELDLNPFIGDANTADEVLVKLQPAIKETKKLQLCWCNITDKGCVALTSALRSNPSHLRNLNLSNIILSDSGVKLFSDVLKNPDCKLTTLRLSGCDITDESFDVLTSALTSNPSHLTHLDLSHNNLRDSGVKLISDVLNNPDCKLKILNLRFCNITDEGCTVLNSDLRLNTSHLTHLDLSNNHFTDSGKKLISDVLKNPDCKLNLRFRIIDESCAVLDSAGRSNPSHLKELNLKGNNLKLCTGVKAKNNPGPELFLGVGVDTYARLFDRQMKRTLFEKSVPKTN
- the LOC135767089 gene encoding protein NLRC3-like isoform X1, whose translation is MDQTQTSTDEVFSPGCSLVHKKRSDLEFSCVSIKSHQSIDQPWNFKSEETRPSHSLVHQMRSDSEFSCVSMKSHQSTDPPWNFKSEKTRPPHRRITTDANCQRRKKTFRSILREKCWCLYEVTSNKRNPTPLNEIYTELYITESESGEISNEHEVRQIETQSRRTTTEETPIKCNDIFKPLPEQHKHIRSVLTKGVAGIGKTVSVQKFILDWAEEKENQDVHLIFPLPFREINLMKDKTLSLLDLLHLFFPETKEMEIFSDKYKVLFIFDGLDECRLSLDFHSSVRLCDVSESTSVDLMLTNLIKGNLFPSALIWITSRPAAADLIPSECVDRVTEVRGFTDPQKEEYFRKRISDESLSDQIISHLKSSRSLYIMCHIPVFCWISATVLERLLSEAESQEIPKTLTQMYTHFLIIQTNIKHQKDYEKKVKDEEMIFKLGKLAFEQLVKGNLIFYDEDLSECDIDVAEASVYSGLCTQIFREELGLYQGKVYCFVHLSIQEHLAALYAHLMVTNNSINVFAQTHESGLLSKILDIVKRKLLKQIVLSELHQRAVDESLKSKNGHLDLFLRFLLGLSMESNQILLQDLLTQMRRCSYKKTVKYIKQKMDKNLSPDKSINLIHCLNELGDDSLVQEIQHYVNSESVGKTKLSSSQWAALVFVLLTSKQRLDELDLNPFIGDANTADEVLVKLQPAIKETKKLQLCWCNITDKGCVALTSALRSNPSHLRNLNLSNIILSDSGVKLFSDVLKNPDCKLTTLRLDCCNITAEGCVALASALRSNPSHLRDLDLSENELRDSGVKLISHVLKNPDCKLEILKLSGCDITDESFDVLTSALTSNPSHLTHLDLSHNNLRDSGVKLISDVLNNPDCKLKILNLRFCNITDEGCTVLNSDLRLNTSHLTHLDLSNNHFTDSGKKLISDVLKNPDCKLNLRFRIIDESCAVLDSAGRSNPSHLKELNLKGNNLKLCTGVKAKNNPGPELFLGVGVDTYARLFDRQMKRTLFEKSVPKTN
- the LOC135767089 gene encoding protein NLRC3-like isoform X2, with the translated sequence MDQTQTSTDEVFSPGCSLVHQMRSDSEFSCVSMKSHQSTDPPWNFKSEKTRPPHRRITTDANCQRRKKTFRSILREKCWCLYEVTSNKRNPTPLNEIYTELYITESESGEISNEHEVRQIETQSRRTTTEETPIKCNDIFKPLPEQHKHIRSVLTKGVAGIGKTVSVQKFILDWAEEKENQDVHLIFPLPFREINLMKDKTLSLLDLLHLFFPETKEMEIFSDKYKVLFIFDGLDECRLSLDFHSSVRLCDVSESTSVDLMLTNLIKGNLFPSALIWITSRPAAADLIPSECVDRVTEVRGFTDPQKEEYFRKRISDESLSDQIISHLKSSRSLYIMCHIPVFCWISATVLERLLSEAESQEIPKTLTQMYTHFLIIQTNIKHQKDYEKKVKDEEMIFKLGKLAFEQLVKGNLIFYDEDLSECDIDVAEASVYSGLCTQIFREELGLYQGKVYCFVHLSIQEHLAALYAHLMVTNNSINVFAQTHESGLLSKILDIVKRKLLKQIVLSELHQRAVDESLKSKNGHLDLFLRFLLGLSMESNQILLQDLLTQMRRCSYKKTVKYIKQKMDKNLSPDKSINLIHCLNELGDDSLVQEIQHYVNSESVGKTKLSSSQWAALVFVLLTSKQRLDELDLNPFIGDANTADEVLVKLQPAIKETKKLQLCWCNITDKGCVALTSALRSNPSHLRNLNLSNIILSDSGVKLFSDVLKNPDCKLTTLRLDCCNITAEGCVALASALRSNPSHLRDLDLSENELRDSGVKLISHVLKNPDCKLEILKLSGCDITDESFDVLTSALTSNPSHLTHLDLSHNNLRDSGVKLISDVLNNPDCKLKILNLRFCNITDEGCTVLNSDLRLNTSHLTHLDLSNNHFTDSGKKLISDVLKNPDCKLNLRFRIIDESCAVLDSAGRSNPSHLKELNLKGNNLKLCTGVKAKNNPGPELFLGVGVDTYARLFDRQMKRTLFEKSVPKTN